CTGCGATGCGTCGCTGCCGTCGACCCCGACGATGATGCCGTGGCGGTCGGTCGTGTTCGTGTCGTTCGTGGTCATTGGGGCACCTCCGTGGGCGATGTACCGATGCTACGACCGGTGACCTCGTCGGGGGCGATGCGAAGGACCCGTTCCTTGGCGCCATCGGCCCAGGGCGAGGTGTCGATCTCGCTGTCGTGCAGGACATCGAGGAGTCCTCGGGCTTCGTGGGCGGTGCCGTGGACCACCACCGACCATCCGGTCTGGGAATCGCCGTCGAGCTCGTCGATCTCGAACGCCACCCGTCCGCCCATGATCGCTGCGGCGAGCTTCGTGCCCTCGGCTGTGCGGATGACGATTTCGCCGTCTTCGATGACGTAGTTGACCGGGAAGATGTCGGGCTGGGATCCGACGGCCACGGCCATCCGACCCACGCGATGCGCGTGCAGCCGTTCCCAGCACACCGCCTCGGAGAGGGACGTGAGAGGAGAAGTGTCGCGAGAACCGGCCATGCTCCGATCATTGACACCCGAGTCGGAACGCGGCAAGGACCAACGTCCCGAATCCCGCCGGTGTCGGGATGCCCGCTCTTGTGTAGGGTCGCCGTCCGATGGCCGAACTGCGATTCACCTTCGGGACGATGGGGTCGGGAAAGTCGACCCAGGCCCTGCAGATCCACCACAATCTGCGCGCCCGCGGGCTCCACACGATCCTCACCACGCAGCTCGACCGGTCCGAGGGTCGGGTGTCGAGCCGTCTCGGCGTCTCGGCCGATGCCGAGGTCGTGGAGCCCCACACCGACCTGTTCGAACTGGTCCGTCGGCGCATGGCGCGACAGGGAAGTGTCGACGCGGTCATCTCCGACGAGGCGCAGTTCTACACGCCGACGCAGTGTGAGCAGCTCGCTCGGGTCGTCGACGAATTGGCAGTCGATGTGTATGCCTTCGGGTTGCTCACCAGCTTCCAGGGTGAACTGTTCCCGGGAACGGCGAGAATGCTCGAGCTCGCCGACCAGCGCATCGAGATCCAGGTCGAGGCCCGCTGCTGGTGCGGAGCCCGGGCCACCCACAACGCCCGCTTCGTCGACGGCCGCCAGGTCGTCTCGGGCCAGTTGAAGGTCGTGGGCGACACGTCCGGACCGACGTCGGGTGAGGTCACCTACGACCTCTTGTGCCGGTCGCACTGGATCGACGGCGCTCGCAAGGCCCGCGGGTCCCAGCTCGAGTTGCTCGGTGTCGACGATGCGCGATCCGATACCGATGATTTCGACCACAGCGGACCCGTCGAGGTCGATCCCGATGCCGTTCCCACACCTCTGAAAGCCAGCCGACGTTGATCCTCTCCGACCGCTCCATTCGCGAACAGCTCGATGCCGGCCGCATCGTGATCGACCCGCTCGACCCCAAGGGGCTCCAGCCGTCGTCGGTGGACCTGCGTCTCGATCGCTGGTTCCGGGTCTTTCGCAATCACATGATGAGTCACATCGACGTCAAGGCGAACCTCGAGGAGCTCACCCAGCTGGTCGAGGTGGGGGAGGACGAGCCGTTCATTCTGCACCCTGGGGAGTTCGTGCTCGGGAGCACCCTCGAGCGGATCGCCGTGCCCGACGACCTCGTCGCCCGGATCGAGGGCAAGTCGTCGCTCGGGCGGCTCGGTCTGCTCATCCACTCGACCGCCGGCTTCGTCGATGCGGGGTTCGACGGTCAGCTCACCCTCGAGCTGAGCAATGTCGCCAACCTGCCCATCACGCTCTATCCCCAGATGAAGATCGGGCAGATCTCGTTCCAGCAGATGACCACCCCGGCCGACGTTCCCTACGGTTCCGGTGAGCTGCGCTCGAAGTACAAGCATCAGCAGGGGCCGATGCCGAGTCGCTACTGGGAGAACTTCGACGAATAGGTCGGCGCTTTCCCCAGACCTGTGGACAACCTGAGGGTTCAGCGATACTGGGTGGCGGTGATGATGCCGCCGAGGATCATGCCGAGTCCGAGCAGCAGGATCGCGTTCGACGTGTCCCAGATCGAGCCGACATAGTTCAGCAGGATCGTCGCCACACCGAGGCCGAGAAGCCCGAACATGAGCACCGGTACCCATGGGGGGCTGGGAGGGAGATCTCCGCCGCCGGTGTGGGAGAACGTCTCGGGGGTGTAGCCGTCGGGGTGCGTGCCCTTCGGGGTGACCCGGCCGCCCGAGACGCGACGCTTGCTTGGCTTCTGCGACATGCCATGACTCTAGAGGGTGGACGGTTTCGTTCGACGGCCGGCGACCCAGGACGGAAATGACACCTGTGTGATTATCCCCCGGTTTGTCCACAGGCTGTGGATGAAACGCTCACTCGATCGGGGCGACGAGATCCATGTCCTCGAGGCAGTGCCGGGGCGCCTGTGGGTCCTCGTCGGGAGCGATCGTCATGCGGACCTCGGCACCGCAGATGCTGCACCGGTACGCGATCTTGACCTTGCGGAGCTCACCTGCGGGCGGGGGCTCGGGGACGGGCTGGGCCAGACCCCGCAGCATCGCCAGTCCGACCCGCATGATGAGGTAGCCGACCAGCACCGCGATGACGACGTTGACGACATTCACGACGGCAAGCCTACGGGCAGCGCAGCAGCGTGGCGGCGGCGCCCCCCGGACCGTGGGCGACGGCGACGAGCAGATCACCGGGGTCTGCGGCCGAACCGGCGGCGAACGAGATGCCATCAGCCACGAGGCGCAGCTCCTCCGCGGCGCCGGCATCGCCCACACCGAGGCTGCCGCCGGCCCGGTTGACGAGGGCCGGGGCGATGCCGAGGCGGGTGATCGCGAGCAGGACGGCTGCTGCGGTCGGCTCGCCGATCTCCCAGCGGGTGATGTCCGACCTGGTCAGCCTGCCGATCGCACGATCGACAGCCGACGAGATCGCGCCGGTGGGATCGAGTGGGCTGCCGGCCGAGCGACCGACGCCGATGATCTCGGCGCCGACCGGCTCGCGGGTCAGCACGATCGCGGTGACGCCGTCGGCCGGCGGCGCGAACGAGAAGCCCGTCACGGCCCCGTCGGGATCGAAGCTCGGCGGCATTGCCGACGGATCGCCCGGTTGCTCCCTCGGTTCGTCGTGCGTGATGGGGGTGCCTCGTTGGACCGCGACCCGTTCGCCGGGACGCGCGTCGATCGCGGTCACCGATGGAGAAGACAGGATGGCCCGACGTTCGAAGCTGGCTGCGGCCCACTCGTCCTGGGCCGCGCGGGAGATCCCCGCAGCGGCCGCGGCCCGATCGGCCGCCGCGGGGGCGGGCAAGAGGCCTCCCTCGTGTTCGACGCGCGATGCCGGGCCGTCGCCCCAGGGTCGGCCGTAGGTACGGGCCAGCGCCGACGCGCCCGGCGGCACGGTGGATGCGCTGCACACGCCGAGGACCATGGCCGTGTCGATCGTCCCCGCGGCGATGGCGGCTGCGGCTGCGTGAAGGGCCGCGGTGCCGCTCGTCTCGGCGCGGTCGACGACCATGCCGCTCACGTGGTCGGGCCACCCCGCCGCCAGGATCGCCGCCCGCGCCATGTTGGCCCCCTGCGCCCCGACGGGTTCCGCGCAACCCACGAACACCTCATCGACCGAGAAAGTATGGGTGTCTGACCCCCATACTTTCTCGGCGGCGTTCATGAGCGTTGCGGCGAGGTCCACCGGATGCCAGCCGGCGAGGGCGCCGTCGACGCGAGTGAACGGGGTGCGGATCGCCGTGGCGACGTGGAC
This is a stretch of genomic DNA from Acidimicrobiales bacterium. It encodes these proteins:
- a CDS encoding pyridoxamine 5'-phosphate oxidase family protein, producing the protein MAGSRDTSPLTSLSEAVCWERLHAHRVGRMAVAVGSQPDIFPVNYVIEDGEIVIRTAEGTKLAAAIMGGRVAFEIDELDGDSQTGWSVVVHGTAHEARGLLDVLHDSEIDTSPWADGAKERVLRIAPDEVTGRSIGTSPTEVPQ
- a CDS encoding cell division protein CrgA is translated as MSQKPSKRRVSGGRVTPKGTHPDGYTPETFSHTGGGDLPPSPPWVPVLMFGLLGLGVATILLNYVGSIWDTSNAILLLGLGMILGGIITATQYR
- a CDS encoding thymidine kinase, with protein sequence MAELRFTFGTMGSGKSTQALQIHHNLRARGLHTILTTQLDRSEGRVSSRLGVSADAEVVEPHTDLFELVRRRMARQGSVDAVISDEAQFYTPTQCEQLARVVDELAVDVYAFGLLTSFQGELFPGTARMLELADQRIEIQVEARCWCGARATHNARFVDGRQVVSGQLKVVGDTSGPTSGEVTYDLLCRSHWIDGARKARGSQLELLGVDDARSDTDDFDHSGPVEVDPDAVPTPLKASRR
- the dcd gene encoding dCTP deaminase — translated: MILSDRSIREQLDAGRIVIDPLDPKGLQPSSVDLRLDRWFRVFRNHMMSHIDVKANLEELTQLVEVGEDEPFILHPGEFVLGSTLERIAVPDDLVARIEGKSSLGRLGLLIHSTAGFVDAGFDGQLTLELSNVANLPITLYPQMKIGQISFQQMTTPADVPYGSGELRSKYKHQQGPMPSRYWENFDE